The Flavobacterium sp. HJ-32-4 genome contains a region encoding:
- a CDS encoding LysR substrate-binding domain-containing protein has product MTITQLQYVLAVAEHRNFTLAADKCFVTQPTLSMQIQKVEDELGVLIFDRSKKPIQLTDIGQKIVAQAKNIVNEADRIKDIVDQQKGFIGGEFRLGIIPTIMPTLLPMFLKSFNNRYPKVKLIIEELTTEEIITRLKNGHLDAAIAATPLEEEKIKEVVLYFEPFVAYVPSSHPMAQQAELDPADLNVDEILLLQDGHCFRDGILNLCKRKGTGEKASFQIESGSFETLIKLADEGLGTTLLPYLHTLDLSESGKQRLRPFRDPKPSREVSLIYPKTELKIHIIEALRAVISGVVRGAITFQDVQIISPLKK; this is encoded by the coding sequence ATGACCATTACCCAATTGCAATATGTACTGGCGGTAGCCGAACACCGGAACTTCACGCTCGCGGCCGACAAGTGCTTTGTGACACAGCCCACGCTGAGTATGCAGATACAGAAGGTAGAAGACGAACTGGGCGTCTTGATTTTTGACCGCAGCAAAAAGCCGATTCAACTAACCGATATAGGGCAGAAAATAGTAGCGCAGGCCAAGAACATCGTCAACGAAGCCGATCGCATCAAGGATATCGTCGACCAACAGAAGGGGTTCATCGGAGGGGAATTCCGCCTCGGCATCATCCCCACCATCATGCCTACACTCTTGCCGATGTTTTTGAAGAGTTTCAATAACCGGTATCCCAAGGTCAAACTCATCATCGAGGAGTTGACAACGGAGGAAATCATTACCCGTTTAAAAAACGGACATCTCGACGCGGCGATTGCCGCGACGCCGCTGGAGGAAGAGAAAATCAAGGAAGTGGTGCTGTATTTTGAACCCTTTGTCGCCTACGTACCCAGCAGCCATCCGATGGCCCAACAGGCTGAGCTCGACCCGGCGGACCTCAACGTAGACGAAATCCTGTTGTTACAGGACGGGCACTGTTTCCGCGACGGCATCCTCAACCTCTGCAAACGGAAAGGAACCGGTGAAAAAGCGTCCTTCCAAATTGAAAGTGGCAGTTTTGAAACGCTCATCAAATTAGCGGATGAAGGCCTGGGCACCACGCTCCTGCCCTATTTGCACACCCTCGATCTCAGCGAAAGCGGGAAACAACGGCTGCGGCCCTTCCGCGACCCAAAACCGTCGCGTGAGGTAAGCCTCATCTATCCCAAAACCGAACTGAAAATCCATATCATCGAAGCCCTGCGTGCCGTTATTTCCGGCGTGGTACGCGGCGCGATTACCTTTCAGGATGTGCAGATCATCAGTCCGTTGAAGAAATAA
- a CDS encoding low affinity iron permease family protein — MKKPSLTTGTVKRSLFDTFATRVTKATGSTWAFGTALGVVVLWAISGPLFDFSETWQLVINTGTTIVTFLMVFLIQKAQNKDSLAIQLKLNELVASHEYASNRLVDIEGMTEEEMLVIQKYYVYLSKLTKKEGSLQSTHSIDEAREQHEFKEDIQEQHPRTAKATKSKTRKSPSR; from the coding sequence ATGAAAAAACCCTCACTCACCACCGGAACCGTCAAGCGGAGTCTATTCGACACCTTCGCCACCCGTGTTACGAAAGCTACGGGCAGCACGTGGGCATTTGGCACAGCCCTGGGTGTAGTCGTGTTATGGGCGATTTCCGGCCCGTTGTTTGATTTTTCGGAAACGTGGCAGTTGGTGATCAATACCGGAACGACCATCGTCACGTTCCTGATGGTCTTTCTCATACAAAAGGCGCAAAACAAAGACTCGCTGGCCATCCAACTCAAACTGAACGAACTGGTCGCCTCCCATGAATACGCCAGTAACCGACTGGTCGATATCGAAGGGATGACGGAGGAAGAGATGTTGGTAATTCAAAAATACTACGTGTATCTCAGCAAACTGACCAAGAAGGAAGGGTCGCTGCAAAGCACCCATTCGATCGACGAAGCACGCGAGCAACACGAATTCAAGGAAGATATCCAGGAACAACACCCGCGCACGGCGAAGGCTACAAAATCCAAAACACGGAAGTCACCTTCGCGATGA